In Portunus trituberculatus isolate SZX2019 chromosome 24, ASM1759143v1, whole genome shotgun sequence, a single genomic region encodes these proteins:
- the LOC123508190 gene encoding developmental regulatory protein wetA-like, whose protein sequence is MVSWRVCGWCSGGSSRRPQHYRYEVVYRRDDSLYSGPDYLESLPGGRASLTPAAAHHPPLRPHHHHHHHHAHYQQRPPPPPHQYPPLDTFTRQNRVNHLLTALHHAHHPPQRRPHYAHRGPWVSSAHLGAPPPRPLGLPQWRSAPLLPSNYRDTSVSSRDHSRDTSRDISLASSSAHSTRPLLNPTAPRRPPPLITAPGKHSPCKPPHRSPRTPLSPGPPGYPETAFTFSPLPSLSVGCGQGTVERN, encoded by the coding sequence ATGGTGTCGTGGCGCGTGTGTGGCTGGTGTAGCGGGGGCAGCAGCAGGCGGCCTCAGCACTACCGCTACGAGGTGGTGTATCGCCGCGACGACAGCCTCTACTCCGGCCCAGACTACCTCGAGTCTCTCCCAGGGGGCCGCGCCTCCCTCACCCCCGCCGCCGCCCACCACCCCCCGCTccgcccacaccaccaccaccatcaccaccacgcccactATCAGCAGCggcctcctcccccaccccaccaGTACCCTCCCTTGGACACCTTCACCCGTCAAAACCGTGTCAACCACTTGCTGACCGCCCttcaccacgcccaccaccctCCCCAGCGCCGCCCGCACTACGCGCACCGGGGGCCCTGGGTTTCCTCGGCCCACCTAGGAGCGCCGCCCCCGAGGCCGCTTGGTCTGCCGCAGTGGCGGTCAGCGCCCCTACTGCCCTCCAACTATCGCGACACAAGCGTCTCCTCGCGGGACCACAGCCGCGACACTTCCCGGGACATCAGTCTGGCTTCAAGCAGCGCCCACAGCACCCGCCCGCTGCTCAACCCTACCGCCCCCCGCCGCCCCCCACCCCTCATCACCGCCCCGGGCAAACACTCGCCCTGTAAGCCGCCTCACCGATCCCCCAGGACACCTCTATCCCCCGGACCCCCTGGCTACCCCGAAACAGCCTTCACCTTCTCCCCCCTTCCTAGTCTCTCCGTGg